The Streptomyces sp. 11x1 genomic sequence GCCACGGCCTCGGCCGCCGCCTTCGCCCGCTCGTCCGCCGCGGCGCGGATCGCACGCCAGGCGGACTCGGCCGCCTGCTGCTCCGCTTCCTTCTTGCTGCGGCCGGTGCCGGTGCCGTACGAGACGCCTCCGACGCGGGCGGCAGCGGTGAAGGTCTTCTCGTGGTCGGGGCCGGTCTCCGTGACCAGGTACTCGGGCACGCCGAGCCCCTCGGTCGCGGTGAGCTCCTGGAGACTGGTCTTCCAGTCCAGGCCGGCACCGAGGTTCGAGGACTTCTCGATCAGTGGGTCGAACAGGCGGTGCACCAGCTCCGCCGCCGAGTCCAGCCCTTGGTCGAGATAGACCGCGCCGATCACCGCTTCGAGGGTGTCGGCGAGGATGGACGCCTTGTCCCGGCCGCCCGTGCCTTCTTCACCGCGGCCGAGCCGGATGAAGGAGCCGAGGTCGAGCCCGCGGCCCACCTCCGCCAGCGCACGAGAGTTGACCACCGCGGCCCGCAGCTTGGCCAGTTGGCCTTCGGGCAGGTCGGGGTGGGTGCGGTACAGCGTGTCCGTCACCACGAGGCCGAGTACGGAGTCCCCGAGGAACTCCAGGCGCTCGTTGGTGGGCAGACCGCCGTTCTCGTACGCGTACGAACGGTGCGTCAGCGCACGCACCAGAAGGGCGGACTCGAGCTGATAGCCGAGCCGCCCTTCCAGAAGCGTGTGGGACGAGGCTGTGTTCTCCGCCTTTTTCTTGGCGTTGGTCTCCGCCTTGGCGTCATCCGCCTTCTTGGGGCTGGACACAGTGCCTCTCACCAGCCGCTCAGACCTCGAGGACCTGGCGCTTGTTGTAGGTGCCGCAAGACGGGCACGCGATGTGCTGCAGCTTGGGCTCGTGGCAGCGCTCGCACGCAACCAGGGTGGGGACCGCAGCCTTCCACTGCGACCGGCGGTGGCGCGTGTTGCTGCGCGACATCTTCCGCTTCGGAACAGCCACGGCTACTTCTCCTGCTTCTCGTCGACACCGGATTCGGCGCCGCTCATCTCGTCCTTCTCGCCGTCTTCGAGTGAACCGGCGAGTCCCTGCAGTGCCGCCCAACGGATGTCGACGGCGTCGTGGTGGTGGTCCGGGTCGTCCGCGAGCCGGGCTCCGCATTCGGAGCACAGGCCGGGGCAGTCGTCCTGGCACACCGGCTGCATCGGCAGTGCGAGCACCACCGCATCGCGCAGCACGGGTTCGAGGTCGAACAGGCCGTCCTCGAGGAAGAGCCTGTCCTCGTCGTCCTCGGCGTCGCTGTCGGGTTCCGCGATCACGCGGCCCCGCTCATCGGCGTCGGGGTACGAGAACATCTCCTGGAAGTCCGCTTCGAGCTCCAGCTCGAGCGGCTCCAGACACCTTACGCACTCCCCCTTGGCGTCGGCACGAGCGGTGCCTGTGACGAGCACCCCTTCCATGACCGACTCCAGACGGAGTTCGAGCTCCACCGGGGCGCCTTCCGGCACTCCGACGACCCCCTTGATCCCGAGCTCCTTGGGAGCGTCGACCGAACGCGTCAGGCGCTGCTGCGCACCGGGCCGCCGACCCAGCTCGTGCGTGTCGAACACGAGGGGGTTGCGGTGGTCGAGGCGGGCGTTCAGAGCCATTTCTGCTTTCGGTCTTCGGAGCTCGGAGGAGGGCGCCGCCCCTGGTGTTCCGGGCAGCGCTCGATCGCGGGCGTCTGTTGCGGACAGCATCAACGCACGCGCGACCGAAGAGCCAGGATACTGGACCTTTCGCTATCGGCCCAATCCGCTGTCAGCGGCCCTGCTCGTAGCGGCGCAACTGCTCCGCCGTGATCATGGTGGTGTCGAAGAGGCTGGTCTCGTCGAGCTGGTTCCCCTGCGGCTGCGCGTACCCCTGGTGCCCCTGCTGGTCCGGGTGCCCCTGCTGGTCCGGGTGCCCCTGCGGATCCATATGCCCCTGGTTCGGGTCGTACGCGGGCTGCTGCGGGTACCCGGCCGCGTACGGGTCGGCCTGCTGGTAGCCGTAGGGGTCGGCGGACTGCTGGGGCTGCGCGTACTGCTGCTGGTAGCCGTACGGGTTCTGCTGGTACGCCGTCGCCGCGTAGGAGTCCTGCTGCTGCCCGTACGACGGCTGCTCCGGCACGGACGGGGACTGCTGGGCGGGGGTGTCCGAGAAGGCGGCGAGCTCGGCCAGGTAGTCGGCGTCGCTGGTGGGGCGGGGGGAGGTGCCGTCGTCGTTCAGGGCGAGGGCGCCGAGGTCGTCGGTGGCGATCCGGCCGTGCAGCTTCTGCCGGCCGCGGCCTACGGCCTCCAGGGTCTTGGCGAGGACGGCCTCGAAAGCGCCGAGCTTGGCGTCCACATAGGCGTCCGCGTCGCGGCGCAGGGTCTCGGGGTCATGGCTGCGCTCGGGGGCATCGTCGTCCTCAGGGTTCTCGTATCCCCGCTCGTCGGCTCCCGGGCCGGTACCGAGGAGCTTTTCGCGGCCCCGGCCGACGGAGCCGAGGGTCTTGGTGAGGACGACCTCGAAGTTGGCGAGCTTGGAGTCGACGTAGTCGTCGGCCTCGGCGCGGACCTCCTCGGCCTCCCGGCGGGCCTCGCCGAGGATGCGGTCGGCCTCGTTCTGGGAGCGACGGGCGACCTCGGTGTCGGAGATCAGGGAGCCGCGCTCGGCGTGCGCGTTCTCGATGATCCGCTCGGCCTCCAGCCGGGCCCGCTCGACCATGTGCTCCCGATCGCCGATCAGCTCCTGTGCCTGGGCGAGGGAGTCGGGCAGGGCCGCGCGCAGTTCGTCGAGCAGGGAGAGCAGTTCGGCGCGGTTGACCACGCACGAGGCCGACATGGGCATGGCCCGGGCGCCGGAGACCACCGAGACGATCTCGTCGAGCTTCTTCTGCACGTCCACCGTGTGGTCCACCGTGTGCTCGCCACTCTCTACAGCTGTGTTGGAGACGGTCGGGTCGACTGTACGGCCAGCGGGGGACGTTCGTCCGCTCAGTCCCGCTTCAGTCCCGCTTCAGTCGCTCGGCCAGCGCTTCGAGGACCAGCGGGGGCACCAGGTGGGAGACGTCGCCGCCCCAGGTCGCGACCTCCTTGACCAGGGAGGACGACAGGAAGCTGTAGGTGGGGTTGGTGGGGACGAAGAGGGTTTCCACGCCCGACAGGCCGATGTTCATCTGGGCCATCTGCAGTTCGTAGTCGAAGTCGCTGACCGCGCGCAGGCCCTTGACGATGGCCGGGATGTCGCGCTGCTTGCAGAAGTCGACGAGCAGTCCGTGGAAGGCCTCCACCCGTACGTTCGCGTACTCGGCGGTGACCTGGCGGATCAGCTCGATCCGCTCCTCGACCTCGAAGAGGCCCTTCTTGGACTTGTTGATCATCACCGCGACGTAGATCTCGTCGTACAGCTTGGAGGCGCGGCCAATGATGTCGAGGTGTCCGTTGGTGATGGGGTCGAACGACCCGGGACAGACGGCACGGCGCACTTGAGGTCCCTCGCTCTCCGGTCCGGTCATCGTGCGTCTTCGCACGTAGAGGCGGCGCGACCGTACCAAAACGTTCCCTCGCCGTAGCGACGGGCCCTGATGGCTTCGAAACCGGTCGGCCAGGCGAATTCACCGCCTCTGGTGCTGCGCTCCACGGTGACGAGGGCTTCGTCGCCGAGCCAGCCCCCGGTACGGAGTGTGAGCAGGATCTCCCGAAGATCGTCGTCCGAGACGGCGTACGGGGGGTCCAGGAAGACGAGGTCGTACGGCTCGTCCGGCGCCGGGCCCTGGATGATCTGCTCGGCTTTGCCCGATCTCACCTCGGCGCCGGGGAGGCCGAGCGATCTGACGTTGTCGCGGACGGTTTTCGCGGCGCGGGCGTCGGCCTCCACGAGCAGGGTGTGGGCCGCGCCTCTGGAGAGTGCCTCCAGGCCCACGGCACCGGAGCCGGCGTACAGGTCCAGGACCCGTTCGCCGTCCAGGGGGCCGCCGAGGAGGGACTGCCAGGTGGAGAAGAGGCCCTCGCGGGCGCGGTCGGAGGTGGGGCGGGTGCCGTTGCCCGGCGGGACGGCGAGGCGGCGTCCGCCGGCGGCGCCGGCGATCACGCGGGTCATCTTGGGTCCTTGGTGAGGAGGAGGCGACTGTGGGTCCAGTCTGGCAGTCGGAGGGGAGGGGCGCGTTCTGCCGTGGGCGGCTGCGGGACGGCGGCGGGTTCGCCTGGTGGGGTGCCTGCCGAGCGGCGTAAGCCACCGCGGGTCCCTCGTGGTTGCTCGCGCAGTTCCCGCGCCCCTTCGGGAGCGCTGCAGCTCAGCCCTTGTCCAAGTACTGCTCCCGCTCCTCGTCCAGGAGGGCGTCCAGGGCTGTGCGCAGCGCCGGGAGGTGCTCCAGGTCCGGGTCGGCCGCGACCACCGCCGCCGCTTCCTCCCTCGCCTCCGCGATGATCTCCTCGTCGTCGATGACGGTCAGCATGCGGAGGCTGGTGCGGGCGCCGGACTGGGCCTGGCCGAGGACATCGCCCTCGCGGCGTTGTTCGAGGTCGATGCGGGAGAGTTCGAAGCCGTCGAGGGTGGAGGCGACGGCGCCCAGGCGCTGGCGGGCGGCGCTGGCCTCGGGCATCTCGGTGACCAGGAGGCAGAGGCCGGCGGCGGAGCCCCGGCCCACCCGGCCGCGGAGCTGGTGGAGCTGGGAGACGCCGAAGCGGTCGGCGTCCATGATCACCATGGCGGTGGCGTTCGGGACGTTCACACCGACCTCGATGACCGTGGTGGCGACCAGGACCTGGGTCTCACCGGCGGCGAAGCGGCGCATGACCGCGTCCTTGTCGTCGGGGTGCATCCGGCCGTGCAGGACCTCGACCTTCAGGCCCTGGAGGGGGCCCTTGGCGAGCTGGTCGGCCACGTCGAGGACGGCGAGGGGCGGGCGTTTCTCGGCCTCGCCCTCCGGGGACATCCCGGCCTTCTTCGGGTCGCCGGGTTCGTCGACGTCGTCGCCGATGCGCGGGCAGACGACGTACGCCTGGTGGCCGTTCGCCACCTCCTCGCGGACGCGTTCCCAGGTGCGGGCGAGGAAGTGGGGCTTGTCGGCGGCCGGCACGACATGGCTGGCGATGGGTGAGCGGCCGGCGGGCAGCTGGTCCAGGACCGAGGTCTCCAGGTCGCCGAAGACGGTCATGGCGACCGTGCGCGGGATGGGGGTGGCCGTCATGACGAGGAGGTGGGGCGGCTGTTTGCCCTTGCCGCGCAGGGCGTCGCGCTGTTCGACGCCGAAGCGGTGCTGCTCGTCCACCACGACCAGGCCCAGGTCGTGGAACTGGACCTTGTCCTCGATCAGCGCGTGCGTGCCGATGACGATCCCGGCCTCGCCGGTGACCAGGTCGAGCAGCGCCTGCCGACGGCCGGCAGCGCCCATCGAGCCGGTGAGCAGGACGACCTTGGTGGCGTGCTCGGCGCCGCCCAGCATTCCGCCCTCGGCCAGCTCCCCCATCATCTCGGTCACCGACCGGTGGTGCTGCTGGGCGAGCACCTCGGTGGGCGCGAGCATGGCCGCCTGCCCGCCCGCGTCGACGACGGCGAGCATGGCGCGCAGGGCCACCAAGGTCTTTCCGCTGCCCACCTCGCCCTGGAGCAACCGGTGCATCGGGTGTTCGGTGGCCAGGTCGTCGAAGATCTCCCTGGAGACCTTCTGCTGGCCCTCGGTGAGGGTGAAGGGGAGGCGGGCGTCGAACGCGGTGAGGAGCCCTTCGGGGGCGGGGCGGCGGGCGACGGCGGGCAGCTGGGTGTCGGCGTGGCGGCGGCGGGCCAGGGCGACCTGGAGGACGAAGGCCTCGTCCCATTTGAGGCGGTCCCGGGCGGACTCGATGTCGGCCTTGGTGTGCGGACGGTGGATCTTCAGGAGGGCTTCGGGGAGGTTGGCCAGGCCCCGGCCCTCGCGCAGGGAGTCGGGGAGGGGATCCACGGCCTCCTGGGCGCTCGGCAGCACGGTCTGGACGGCCTTGGCGATCTTCCAGGACTCCAGCTTGGCGGTGGCCGGGTAGATCGGGATGAGGGCGCCGGCCCAGGTGTCGACGGTCTCCGTGACGTCGTCGCCGCGCAGCAGTTCGTAGGCCGGGTGGGCCAGTTGGAGGCGGCGGTTGAAGACGGAGACCTTGCCGGCGAAGAGGGCGCGGGTGCCGGGGAGGAGATCCTTGTGGGGTTTGTGCACGCCGTTGCCGAAGAAGACGAGCTGGAGGCGGCCGCTGCCGTCGGTGATGGTGACTTCGAGGCGCTGCCCCTTGCCCCGGGGGGCCTTGGCGGAGGCGAAGCTGTGCAGGCGGGCGTCGGCGACCTGGGCGACCACCGTGACGTGCTCGTCCATCGGCAGGTCGGCGAGGTGGGTGAGCTGGCCGCGCTCCTCGTATCTGCGGGGGTAGTGGTGCAGCAGATCGCCGACGGTGTGCAGGCCGAGGTGCTCGGCCATCACCTTCGCGGTGGCGGCGCCGAGCGTGTTCTTGAGCGGTTCTTCGAGCGCGGGCACGAGATCCATTGCACACCACGCCACTGACAATCCCGTATACGTCCTTGAAATCCGCTGGTCAGGCGGGTCGTTCGCGCCTAGGATGACGCACTCCCGGGGCCCAGCAGTCAGGCCCTGCCGCCGCCGTCCGCGGTCACCGTCCGACGGGACCGCCCGACCCCGCCGCCGTCGCCAGAATCCCTTCCCACCGGCGCTGCGACGATGGATTCAATGACCTCACAGTCATCCCAGGCACCCCAGACTCCTCAGGCGCCCCAGTCGCCTCACACGTTCCAGGTCGATCTGCGTGGCCTGGTGGATCTGCTCTCGCACCACCTGTACTCCAGTCCGAAGGTCTATCTGCGCGAACTGCTGCAGAACGCGGTGGACGCGATCACCGCGCGCCGCGCCGAGCAGCCCGACGCGCCCGCCCGGGTACGGCTGTTCGCCGAGGCCGGCACGCTGCGGGTGGAGGACTCGGGCATCGGGCTCACCGAGACCGATGTGCACAACCTGCTCGCCACGATCGGCCGCAGCTCCAAGCGGGACGACGGAGGCATCCAGGAGGTCCGCTCGGACTTCCTGGGACAGTTCGGCATCGGACTGCTCGCCTGCTTCGTGGTGGCCGAGCGCATCCGGGTGGTCAGCCGCAGCGCCCGTACGCCGGACGCGCCACCCGTGGAGTGGACGGCCGCCGACGACGGCTCGTACACCGTGCGGACACTGCCCGACGAGGCGCGCCCCGAACCGGGTACGACCGTGCATCTGGTCGCACGGCCCGGGGCCGCCGAATGGCTCTCCCCCGCGCGTGTGCTGACACTGGCGCGGGACTTCGGGTCGCTGCTGCCGTACGACGTACGGGTGGGCGAGGAGGCGGTCACCGATCTGCCGGCGCCCTGGGACCGGGCGTACGCCTCCCCGGCCGGCCGGCGGGTGGCCCTGGCCCGGCACTGTCACGCCCTGTTCGGGTTCACGCCGCTGGACTCGATCGAGCTGGACGTGCCGCTGGCCGGGATCCGGGGCGTCGCGTACGTCCTGCCGACCGCCGTCAGCCCGGCGCAGCGGGCGAGCCACCGGGTGCATCTGAAGGGCATGCTGCTCACCGAGCGGGCCGAACAGCTGCTGCCGGACTGGGCGTTCTTCGTGCGCTGTGTCCTCGACACGGACAGCCTGCGGCCCACGGCGTCGCGGGAGTCGTTGTACGAGGACGAGACGCTGGCGGCCGTGCGGGAGGCGCTCGGCGAGCGGATCCGGGGCTGGCTCACGGGGCTCGCCGCGGGTGATCCGGAGCGGCTGGCGGCGTTCCTGTCGGTGCACTACCTGGGCGTGAAGTCGCTGGCGCGGCACGACAGGGAGATGCTGCGCACCATGCTGCCGTGGCTGCCCTTCGAGACCACCGACGGGCGGCTGTCGCTGGAGGAGTTCGCGCAGCGGCACCCGGTGGTGCACTTCACGCGGACGGTCGAGGAGTACCGGCAGGTCGCGCCGATCGCGTCCGCGCAGGGCGTCGGGGTGGTCAACGGCGGCTACACGTACGACAGCGAGCTGGTCGAGGCGCTGCCGTCCGTGCGTCCGGGGACGGTGGTCGCCGAGCTGGACGCCGACACGGTGACCGCGCACCTGGACGTGCCGGACCCGGACGAGGAGCTGGCGCTGGCGGGCTTCCTGTCGGCCGCGCGGGCGAAGCTCGACCCCCTGGGCTGCGACGTGGTGCTGCGAGCCTTCCATCCGCTCTCGGTGCCCGCGCTGCACCTGGACGACCGGTCCTCCCGGCACGAGCAGGCACGGGCGGAGGCGGAGGAGCAGGCCGACGATCTGTGGGCGGGCATCCTGGGTTCGCTGCGGGGCAGCGCGCCGCGTGCGCGGCTGGTGCTCAACCATCTCAACCCGCTGGTCCGGCGGATCAGTTCGCTGACCGACCGGGAGCTGATCGGTACGGCCACGGAGTCCCTGTACGGGCAGGCCCTGCTGATGGCCCAGCGGCCGCTCAGACCCGCCGACTCGGCGCTCCTGAACCGCGCCTTCATCGGCCTCCTGGAGTGGGCCACGCACACCGATCCGGGGGCCGGTCCGGGCAACGGGTCCGGTCCGGGCTTCGGGGAGGGTGGTCGCCGGTGACCGACCTCGTGGACTCCATGGACTTCGACGAACTCCGCCGGGCCATGGCGGAGAACCACGAGCAGCCGGAGGGCCCGGCGCGCAACGCGCGCGCGGAGCGGCTGCTCGCCGAGGCCGAGAAGCTGAACGAGCCGCTCGCCGTGATCGAGGCGCTCGGGCACCAGCTGAAGGTCTACAACTACAGCTCCGAGAAAGCCAAGATGTTCGTCCCCTTCGCGCGCCTGCTGCGCATGTGGGACGAACGGCCGGAGGACTTCGACGAGTACGAGATCCACTCCCTGCACTGGGTGTTCAAGTGGATGTCGGCCGGCATGCTGAACCAGCCGCACATTCCGCTGGCCTCCATCGAGAAGTGGCTCGGCGAGATGGAGCACCGCTACCGGCTCGCCGGGCACTCGGAACGGGCCGTGCGCAGCGCCGAGTTCAGTGTGGCCGCGCACATCGGTGACCTGGAGCGGGCCGAGCGGGCGTACGGGGCGTGGCTGGCCGCCGACCGGGACACGATGGCCGACTGCCACGCCTGCGAGCTGCACGGGCAGGGCTGGTGGCGGGCGCGGCGCCGGGAGGACGCCGAGGCGCTGGAGCTGTGGGCGCCGGTCCTGGAGGGCGAGTACACCTGCGCCCACGAGCCGCACACCGTCCTCGCGTCCTCGCTGGTGCCGCTGCTGCGCCTGGGGCGCCCGGACGAGGCGCGGGCCCACCATCTGCGGGGTTTCCGGATGGTGCGGGCCATGGAGAGCATGCGGGGCGCGTACGCGGACCATGTGGAGTTCTGCGCCCTGACCGGCAACGAGGCGCGCGGCCTGGAGCTGCTGGCCGAGCGTCCGGCGTACTTCACCGATTCCGGCGACCCGCGCAGCAAGCTCGACTACCTGAGCGTGGTGGCCCTGCTCATGGACCGCCTCACCGCGCGCGGGCTGGGCGAGCAGAGCGTCCCCGGTC encodes the following:
- the rnc gene encoding ribonuclease III, with translation MRGTVSSPKKADDAKAETNAKKKAENTASSHTLLEGRLGYQLESALLVRALTHRSYAYENGGLPTNERLEFLGDSVLGLVVTDTLYRTHPDLPEGQLAKLRAAVVNSRALAEVGRGLDLGSFIRLGRGEEGTGGRDKASILADTLEAVIGAVYLDQGLDSAAELVHRLFDPLIEKSSNLGAGLDWKTSLQELTATEGLGVPEYLVTETGPDHEKTFTAAARVGGVSYGTGTGRSKKEAEQQAAESAWRAIRAAADERAKAAAEAVALPDEPAESPSDTAPA
- the rpmF gene encoding 50S ribosomal protein L32, whose translation is MAVPKRKMSRSNTRHRRSQWKAAVPTLVACERCHEPKLQHIACPSCGTYNKRQVLEV
- a CDS encoding YceD family protein, producing MALNARLDHRNPLVFDTHELGRRPGAQQRLTRSVDAPKELGIKGVVGVPEGAPVELELRLESVMEGVLVTGTARADAKGECVRCLEPLELELEADFQEMFSYPDADERGRVIAEPDSDAEDDEDRLFLEDGLFDLEPVLRDAVVLALPMQPVCQDDCPGLCSECGARLADDPDHHHDAVDIRWAALQGLAGSLEDGEKDEMSGAESGVDEKQEK
- a CDS encoding cell division initiation protein → MDVQKKLDEIVSVVSGARAMPMSASCVVNRAELLSLLDELRAALPDSLAQAQELIGDREHMVERARLEAERIIENAHAERGSLISDTEVARRSQNEADRILGEARREAEEVRAEADDYVDSKLANFEVVLTKTLGSVGRGREKLLGTGPGADERGYENPEDDDAPERSHDPETLRRDADAYVDAKLGAFEAVLAKTLEAVGRGRQKLHGRIATDDLGALALNDDGTSPRPTSDADYLAELAAFSDTPAQQSPSVPEQPSYGQQQDSYAATAYQQNPYGYQQQYAQPQQSADPYGYQQADPYAAGYPQQPAYDPNQGHMDPQGHPDQQGHPDQQGHQGYAQPQGNQLDETSLFDTTMITAEQLRRYEQGR
- the coaD gene encoding pantetheine-phosphate adenylyltransferase: MRRAVCPGSFDPITNGHLDIIGRASKLYDEIYVAVMINKSKKGLFEVEERIELIRQVTAEYANVRVEAFHGLLVDFCKQRDIPAIVKGLRAVSDFDYELQMAQMNIGLSGVETLFVPTNPTYSFLSSSLVKEVATWGGDVSHLVPPLVLEALAERLKRD
- the rsmD gene encoding 16S rRNA (guanine(966)-N(2))-methyltransferase RsmD, whose product is MDPQSPPPHQGPKMTRVIAGAAGGRRLAVPPGNGTRPTSDRAREGLFSTWQSLLGGPLDGERVLDLYAGSGAVGLEALSRGAAHTLLVEADARAAKTVRDNVRSLGLPGAEVRSGKAEQIIQGPAPDEPYDLVFLDPPYAVSDDDLREILLTLRTGGWLGDEALVTVERSTRGGEFAWPTGFEAIRARRYGEGTFWYGRAASTCEDAR
- the recG gene encoding ATP-dependent DNA helicase RecG, with the translated sequence MDLVPALEEPLKNTLGAATAKVMAEHLGLHTVGDLLHHYPRRYEERGQLTHLADLPMDEHVTVVAQVADARLHSFASAKAPRGKGQRLEVTITDGSGRLQLVFFGNGVHKPHKDLLPGTRALFAGKVSVFNRRLQLAHPAYELLRGDDVTETVDTWAGALIPIYPATAKLESWKIAKAVQTVLPSAQEAVDPLPDSLREGRGLANLPEALLKIHRPHTKADIESARDRLKWDEAFVLQVALARRRHADTQLPAVARRPAPEGLLTAFDARLPFTLTEGQQKVSREIFDDLATEHPMHRLLQGEVGSGKTLVALRAMLAVVDAGGQAAMLAPTEVLAQQHHRSVTEMMGELAEGGMLGGAEHATKVVLLTGSMGAAGRRQALLDLVTGEAGIVIGTHALIEDKVQFHDLGLVVVDEQHRFGVEQRDALRGKGKQPPHLLVMTATPIPRTVAMTVFGDLETSVLDQLPAGRSPIASHVVPAADKPHFLARTWERVREEVANGHQAYVVCPRIGDDVDEPGDPKKAGMSPEGEAEKRPPLAVLDVADQLAKGPLQGLKVEVLHGRMHPDDKDAVMRRFAAGETQVLVATTVIEVGVNVPNATAMVIMDADRFGVSQLHQLRGRVGRGSAAGLCLLVTEMPEASAARQRLGAVASTLDGFELSRIDLEQRREGDVLGQAQSGARTSLRMLTVIDDEEIIAEAREEAAAVVAADPDLEHLPALRTALDALLDEEREQYLDKG
- a CDS encoding HSP90 family protein, which encodes MDSMTSQSSQAPQTPQAPQSPHTFQVDLRGLVDLLSHHLYSSPKVYLRELLQNAVDAITARRAEQPDAPARVRLFAEAGTLRVEDSGIGLTETDVHNLLATIGRSSKRDDGGIQEVRSDFLGQFGIGLLACFVVAERIRVVSRSARTPDAPPVEWTAADDGSYTVRTLPDEARPEPGTTVHLVARPGAAEWLSPARVLTLARDFGSLLPYDVRVGEEAVTDLPAPWDRAYASPAGRRVALARHCHALFGFTPLDSIELDVPLAGIRGVAYVLPTAVSPAQRASHRVHLKGMLLTERAEQLLPDWAFFVRCVLDTDSLRPTASRESLYEDETLAAVREALGERIRGWLTGLAAGDPERLAAFLSVHYLGVKSLARHDREMLRTMLPWLPFETTDGRLSLEEFAQRHPVVHFTRTVEEYRQVAPIASAQGVGVVNGGYTYDSELVEALPSVRPGTVVAELDADTVTAHLDVPDPDEELALAGFLSAARAKLDPLGCDVVLRAFHPLSVPALHLDDRSSRHEQARAEAEEQADDLWAGILGSLRGSAPRARLVLNHLNPLVRRISSLTDRELIGTATESLYGQALLMAQRPLRPADSALLNRAFIGLLEWATHTDPGAGPGNGSGPGFGEGGRR